A genome region from Candidatus Hydrogenedentota bacterium includes the following:
- a CDS encoding ABC transporter ATP-binding protein has translation MTPSFPAINALGLKKNFGALAAVKDISFQVHPGEIFGLVGPDGAGKTTTMRMLAGIMDPDAGEASVAGFDTQNQTEGVKNNIAYMSQRFGLYEDLTVLENINFYADLYSVPRRGRKEKIYGLLDFSYMRPFKDRLAGALSGGMKQKLQLVCALIHRPKVLLLDEPTNGVDPVSRRDFWRILYQMLKEKVAIMVSTAYLDEAERCNRVALLNEGTLLAQGTPSAIKGLMKAKLIAFHSPQARALSAVLRTHMPENNIDLYGTQVHVVTEDIEKARQQTLTLASSFNLETEYLGEKRPSLEDVFVDVLTSDKKEDVPVSLQKDHRTPHLTGLSEEKAVRVTELTRRFGKFTAVDRVSFETKKGEIFGFLGPNGAGKSTTIRMLCGLLAPTSGSGTVAGFDVCTEPEMIKKNIGYMSQRFSLYEDLTVEENINFYGGIYGLSGQRLLTRKDWAFEMTGLRELRKSPAAILSGGWKQRLAMACAVLHEPPVVFLDEPTSGVDPLSRRRFWDLIDDMASKGVTVFVTTHYMEEAEYCDRLAMIYRGRMVALGTPRELKTTIMKDRILNVACEQPQEILEQLDRLDGVHEAALFGAGIHLT, from the coding sequence ATGACCCCCTCTTTTCCTGCCATAAACGCCCTAGGATTAAAAAAGAACTTTGGCGCCCTTGCCGCCGTCAAAGATATTTCCTTTCAGGTCCATCCCGGCGAGATCTTTGGTTTGGTGGGCCCTGATGGCGCCGGCAAAACAACCACCATGCGTATGCTCGCGGGCATCATGGATCCCGACGCGGGAGAGGCGTCGGTTGCGGGCTTTGACACGCAAAACCAAACAGAAGGCGTGAAAAACAATATTGCCTATATGAGTCAACGTTTTGGGCTGTACGAAGATCTGACCGTATTAGAAAATATAAATTTTTACGCGGATTTATATAGTGTCCCGAGGAGGGGACGTAAAGAAAAGATCTATGGCTTACTCGATTTCAGCTATATGCGTCCTTTTAAAGATCGCCTTGCAGGGGCACTGAGCGGCGGCATGAAACAAAAACTTCAGTTGGTTTGTGCCCTAATTCATCGCCCAAAAGTGTTGCTTCTTGATGAGCCAACCAATGGTGTGGATCCTGTGAGCCGCCGCGATTTTTGGCGTATTCTGTATCAAATGCTCAAAGAGAAGGTCGCTATTATGGTGAGTACCGCTTATTTGGATGAAGCGGAACGCTGCAACCGCGTGGCCCTTTTGAATGAAGGAACTTTGCTGGCACAAGGTACGCCTTCCGCAATCAAAGGGCTGATGAAAGCTAAGCTGATTGCTTTTCATAGCCCTCAGGCGCGGGCGTTAAGCGCTGTGCTGCGCACGCATATGCCGGAAAATAATATTGATCTTTACGGAACCCAGGTGCACGTGGTGACTGAAGACATAGAGAAGGCCCGTCAGCAGACACTGACCTTAGCATCATCTTTTAATCTGGAGACCGAATATTTAGGAGAAAAACGGCCTTCTTTGGAAGATGTGTTTGTGGATGTGTTGACTTCCGATAAAAAAGAAGACGTCCCTGTTTCTCTTCAAAAGGATCACCGGACGCCGCACTTAACCGGTCTCTCTGAAGAGAAGGCGGTGCGTGTAACTGAATTAACACGGCGCTTTGGAAAATTTACCGCTGTGGATCGGGTAAGTTTCGAAACAAAAAAAGGAGAAATATTTGGATTTTTAGGACCCAATGGCGCAGGTAAAAGCACGACCATACGCATGTTGTGCGGGTTGTTGGCACCGACATCAGGTTCCGGCACCGTGGCAGGCTTCGATGTATGCACAGAACCGGAGATGATCAAAAAAAACATCGGTTATATGAGTCAACGATTTTCGCTGTATGAAGATCTAACGGTAGAAGAGAATATAAATTTCTACGGCGGGATCTATGGACTGTCGGGGCAACGCCTCCTAACGCGAAAAGACTGGGCTTTCGAGATGACCGGATTGCGGGAGCTGCGCAAAAGCCCTGCGGCCATCCTCAGCGGCGGTTGGAAGCAACGGCTCGCCATGGCCTGCGCCGTTCTCCATGAACCGCCTGTTGTCTTCCTAGACGAACCCACCAGCGGCGTCGACCCCTTAAGCCGCAGACGATTTTGGGATTTAATCGATGACATGGCGTCTAAAGGGGTCACTGTCTTTGTCACTACCCATTACATGGAAGAAGCGGAATATTGTGACCGTTTGGCTATGATTTATCGTGGGCGGATGGTCGCTCTTGGCACGCCGCGCGAATTAAAGACAACAATCATGAAAGACCGTATTCTGAATGTTGCCTGCGAACAACCTCAAGAAATACTTGAGCAACTCGACCGGCTGGATGGGGTCCATGAAGCCGCACTTTTTGGGGCGGGCATCCATCTCACGG